One part of the Cyclobacteriaceae bacterium genome encodes these proteins:
- the lpxK gene encoding tetraacyldisaccharide 4'-kinase: MSVLKLLLWPLAVIYDVVMNIRNRLYDLKLKPSVSFAIPIIGVGNLAVGGTGKTPMVEYIIRTLGGSFKLATLSRGYGRKTKGFRLATPDDTPKTLGDEPYQLFNKYGSSVVVAVGEDRAYAIPHLLDGRPDVQVIVLDDAFQHRRVTPGFSILLSEYSKPFYDDHVMPFGRLREGPEGANRADVIIITKCPESLSENDKMKIMYRVHAYSNKPVFFTTIRYGEPQPLLNYAKPFTKQVILLTGIAMPLPLKDYVVKNFTLVKHLEFRDHYFYTKTDLQTMAKLVSEFKEGQVSILTTEKDKVKLESDELKSLAESLPIFYLPIEMKFIGNGKDFDVLLHDFVNRG; this comes from the coding sequence ATGTCTGTTTTGAAGCTTTTACTGTGGCCGTTGGCGGTTATCTACGATGTTGTTATGAACATCCGAAACCGTCTGTACGACCTTAAGCTAAAGCCTTCGGTCTCTTTTGCAATACCCATTATTGGGGTAGGCAACCTGGCCGTTGGCGGTACAGGTAAAACGCCAATGGTTGAATACATTATTCGCACCTTGGGTGGATCATTTAAACTTGCAACCCTTAGCCGTGGCTACGGCCGCAAGACTAAAGGCTTTCGGTTGGCAACGCCTGACGATACCCCTAAAACCCTGGGTGATGAACCCTATCAACTATTTAATAAATATGGTTCATCGGTAGTTGTTGCCGTGGGTGAAGACCGCGCGTATGCTATACCGCACCTATTGGATGGCAGACCTGACGTTCAGGTTATTGTGCTGGATGATGCCTTTCAACACCGTAGAGTAACCCCCGGGTTTTCCATTTTACTCTCCGAATACAGTAAACCTTTTTATGATGATCATGTGATGCCGTTTGGCAGGTTGCGTGAAGGGCCGGAGGGCGCAAACCGCGCAGATGTTATCATCATCACCAAGTGCCCTGAAAGCCTGAGTGAAAACGACAAGATGAAAATTATGTACCGGGTGCATGCTTATAGTAACAAACCGGTTTTCTTCACCACCATCCGTTATGGTGAGCCTCAGCCGCTGCTTAACTACGCTAAACCCTTTACTAAGCAGGTTATCTTGTTAACGGGTATCGCCATGCCTTTACCCTTAAAGGACTATGTGGTTAAGAATTTCACACTTGTAAAGCACCTCGAATTTCGCGATCACTATTTCTACACCAAAACCGATTTACAAACAATGGCCAAATTGGTAAGTGAGTTTAAAGAAGGTCAGGTTAGCATACTCACCACAGAAAAAGATAAAGTAAAACTGGAGAGTGACGAACTTAAATCCCTTGCCGAAAGCCTGCCCATTTTTTATTTACCAATTGAAATGAAATTTATCGGGAATGGTAAGGATTTTGATGTGTTACTGCATGATTTTGTAAATCGTGGTTAG
- a CDS encoding Nif3-like dinuclear metal center hexameric protein gives MKVSDITQYLESIAPRAYQESYDNSGLLTGSPNQEVKGLVVTLDCTEDVVEEALALNCNLIVAHHPIIFKGLKKLTGSNYVERTIVKAIKNDMAIYAIHTNLDNVHRGVNKKIAEKIGLQNLKILAPKPNTLTKLVTFIPTEQADKVLSHLYAAGAGQIGNYKNCSFQVNGTGTFMPNDEANPHIGKANQQESVQEVRAEVIFPAHLEGGVLSALKKSHPYEEVAYYITSLANENQEVGSGMVGELAVEMEPVVFLKHLKKSMDLQIIRHTQAINKPVRKVAVCGGSGSFLLPSAIRSGAQVFITADFKYHEFFDADNQIIIADIGHYESEVFTKDLLTGILKEKFPTFAVNFSRTSTNPVRYLID, from the coding sequence ATGAAAGTATCTGACATTACCCAATACCTGGAATCCATCGCACCCCGCGCTTATCAGGAATCGTATGACAACAGCGGGCTTTTAACTGGTAGTCCAAACCAGGAAGTTAAGGGTTTAGTGGTTACACTGGATTGCACTGAAGATGTGGTTGAAGAAGCCCTTGCACTAAACTGCAACCTTATCGTAGCACACCATCCGATTATCTTTAAAGGATTAAAGAAATTAACCGGAAGCAATTACGTTGAACGAACTATTGTAAAAGCCATAAAAAACGACATGGCTATTTACGCCATACACACCAACCTAGATAATGTGCACCGTGGCGTGAATAAAAAAATTGCCGAGAAAATAGGTTTGCAAAACCTGAAAATACTGGCCCCCAAACCCAACACCCTCACGAAACTGGTAACCTTTATTCCAACGGAGCAAGCCGATAAGGTGCTTAGTCATTTATATGCCGCAGGTGCAGGGCAAATTGGTAATTACAAGAACTGTAGTTTTCAGGTTAATGGAACAGGCACATTTATGCCAAATGACGAAGCGAACCCACATATTGGTAAGGCCAACCAGCAGGAATCCGTTCAGGAGGTAAGGGCTGAAGTTATTTTTCCTGCTCATTTGGAAGGTGGAGTTCTCAGCGCCTTGAAAAAGTCCCATCCGTATGAAGAAGTGGCATATTACATAACCTCATTGGCGAACGAAAACCAGGAAGTAGGGTCTGGCATGGTGGGCGAATTAGCAGTGGAAATGGAGCCTGTGGTTTTCCTCAAACACCTGAAAAAAAGCATGGACTTACAGATTATCCGCCATACCCAAGCGATAAACAAGCCCGTGCGGAAAGTGGCTGTTTGCGGGGGATCGGGCAGCTTTTTACTCCCCTCTGCCATCCGTTCCGGGGCACAGGTTTTCATCACCGCTGATTTCAAATACCATGAGTTCTTTGATGCTGATAATCAGATTATTATAGCCGATATTGGGCACTATGAAAGCGAGGTGTTTACGAAAGATTTATTAACCGGTATTTTGAAAGAAAAATTTCCTACTTTTGCAGTCAATTTTTCCAGAACCAGCACGAATCCAGTACGTTATCTTATAGATTAA
- a CDS encoding tRNA-(ms[2]io[6]A)-hydroxylase, with translation MKDKFTLGLELSTDPRWVDVAEKNIEDILVDHAYCEQKAASSCISLIVQYPDKAALVEMLTPVVAEEWGHFERVVEELRKRGYALGKQRKDEYVEALHKTIRKGGSREQQLVEKLLMNALIEARSAERFKLLWKNINDPELSKFYYELMVSEAGHYKNFLQLAKTYRPADEVDKRWRELLEEEATIMATLKVRGDRMH, from the coding sequence ATGAAAGATAAATTTACACTAGGACTTGAACTGTCCACCGATCCGCGTTGGGTCGATGTTGCCGAAAAAAATATTGAAGATATTTTGGTTGATCATGCCTATTGTGAGCAAAAGGCAGCTTCATCGTGTATCTCGCTCATTGTTCAGTATCCTGACAAAGCAGCATTGGTGGAGATGCTGACACCGGTTGTAGCGGAAGAGTGGGGGCATTTTGAACGCGTTGTGGAAGAGCTAAGAAAGCGTGGCTATGCGTTGGGAAAGCAGCGCAAAGATGAATATGTGGAGGCCTTACATAAAACTATCCGTAAAGGTGGAAGCCGTGAACAGCAGTTGGTGGAAAAGCTTTTGATGAATGCCCTGATTGAAGCCCGTAGTGCCGAACGATTTAAGTTACTATGGAAAAATATTAATGACCCCGAACTGTCAAAGTTTTATTATGAACTGATGGTATCGGAGGCTGGCCATTACAAAAATTTTTTACAATTGGCCAAAACCTACAGGCCTGCTGATGAAGTAGATAAACGCTGGCGTGAGTTGTTGGAAGAGGAAGCAACGATAATGGCTACCCTTAAAGTCAGGGGAGATCGCATGCATTAG
- a CDS encoding asparagine synthetase B, with amino-acid sequence MRGSLWLALILICSVARANYIFIPMDERQSNHLKAYGIAYWILRSETEVDWLLNYRGGSFMVKYHPAIQNELVIRGVSFDVISDAQANQIISEIASPAVNYDIMKLEKYPRIAVYSPKTAQPWDDAVTLVLTYAEIPYDVVYDDEILAGVLPKYDWLHLHHEDFTGQYGKFYGSFSNMPWYIEAQRDAEETARRNGFHKVSQLKLAVAKRIKEFVAGGGFMFAMCSATDSYDIALAAEGVDICERMFDGDPADPQAQEKIDFDKTLAFTDFKLVRDPYQYEFSSIDNPPNERGLRQANDYFSLFEFSAKWDPIPTMLTQNHARVIKGFFGQTTGFKKSLIKPEVVIMAENKEIKEAKYLHGVLGKGFWTFYGGHDPEDYQHQVGEEPTDLNQHPNSPGYRLILNNVLFPAAKKKKQKT; translated from the coding sequence ATGCGGGGTTCATTATGGTTAGCATTAATACTGATTTGCAGTGTGGCGCGGGCTAACTATATTTTTATACCGATGGACGAGCGGCAGTCCAACCATTTAAAGGCCTACGGCATTGCCTATTGGATATTACGGAGCGAAACCGAGGTGGACTGGCTGCTGAATTACCGGGGTGGAAGTTTTATGGTTAAATATCATCCGGCCATTCAAAATGAGTTGGTGATACGGGGGGTAAGTTTCGATGTGATATCTGATGCACAAGCCAACCAGATCATAAGCGAAATTGCCAGCCCGGCCGTGAACTACGACATCATGAAACTAGAGAAATACCCGCGCATAGCGGTGTATTCTCCTAAAACCGCCCAACCCTGGGACGATGCCGTTACCCTTGTACTTACCTATGCCGAAATTCCTTACGATGTAGTGTACGATGATGAAATACTGGCCGGTGTATTGCCGAAATACGATTGGCTTCACCTGCATCATGAAGATTTTACCGGGCAGTATGGAAAGTTTTATGGCTCGTTTTCCAACATGCCTTGGTACATTGAAGCCCAACGCGATGCCGAAGAAACGGCACGAAGAAATGGTTTTCATAAAGTATCGCAATTAAAGCTGGCGGTTGCCAAGCGTATAAAAGAATTTGTGGCCGGTGGCGGATTTATGTTTGCCATGTGTTCGGCCACCGACAGTTACGATATAGCCCTGGCTGCCGAAGGCGTGGATATTTGTGAACGCATGTTCGATGGCGACCCGGCCGATCCGCAAGCACAGGAAAAAATTGATTTTGATAAAACACTGGCGTTTACCGATTTCAAACTGGTGCGCGATCCTTACCAATATGAATTTTCTTCGATCGATAACCCACCCAATGAACGTGGGCTGCGACAGGCCAACGATTACTTTTCGTTGTTTGAGTTTTCGGCCAAGTGGGATCCCATCCCCACCATGCTTACACAAAACCATGCCCGGGTCATAAAAGGATTCTTCGGCCAAACTACGGGCTTTAAAAAGAGCCTGATAAAACCTGAAGTAGTGATTATGGCCGAAAACAAAGAGATTAAGGAAGCCAAGTACCTGCACGGTGTGTTGGGCAAAGGCTTTTGGACATTTTATGGCGGGCACGATCCGGAAGACTACCAGCACCAGGTAGGTGAAGAACCAACGGATCTTAACCAACACCCCAATTCACCCGGGTATCGGTTAATCTTGAACAATGTTCTCTTTCCGGCTGCAAAAAAGAAAAAGCAAAAAACGTAA